From the genome of Halorussus sp. MSC15.2, one region includes:
- a CDS encoding CaiB/BaiF CoA-transferase family protein gives MSKSTDDTTSGESGILDGVRVLDLSTFVTGGFASLMLANQGAEVIKVERPEAGDDNRHSGPPFVDVDGYDGPGKTAADRGESPYFWTVNYDKKSVELNLKTDEGLEVLYDLVTEADVFVENYRPGTAERLGVGYDDLRERNDRLVYCSISAFGDSGPWSDRPGYDLLVQGMSGIMDVTGPEGGDPVKVGLPQTDLITGMWAAFGIMGALYRRESTGEGERVELGMLDAALPWLTKQAGKTFAGEKPERMGTKDPVLAPYQVYPTADGHLSVASANQKLWTELCEAIDRPDLLDDSRFASNADRVENMDELEVELSETFRQRPTDEWVELLADERGLPVGPVYNVDEALHNEQVEARNVLSTADHPAAGEIPVVEHPLNFENAESGFEEAPPLLGEDTEPLLRELGYTDEDIETLRSVGAIPDE, from the coding sequence ATGTCAAAGTCAACCGATGACACGACCAGCGGAGAGTCGGGCATACTCGACGGCGTGCGCGTCCTCGACCTCTCGACGTTCGTCACCGGCGGGTTCGCCTCGCTGATGCTCGCGAATCAGGGGGCGGAGGTCATCAAGGTCGAACGCCCCGAGGCCGGCGACGACAACCGCCACTCCGGACCACCCTTCGTGGACGTGGACGGGTACGACGGACCGGGGAAGACGGCCGCGGACCGCGGCGAGTCGCCCTACTTCTGGACGGTCAACTACGACAAGAAGAGCGTCGAACTGAACCTGAAGACCGACGAGGGGTTGGAGGTACTCTACGACTTGGTCACGGAGGCCGACGTGTTCGTCGAGAACTACCGGCCGGGCACCGCCGAGCGACTCGGCGTCGGCTACGACGACCTGCGCGAGCGCAACGACCGACTCGTCTACTGCTCCATCTCCGCGTTCGGCGACTCGGGACCGTGGAGCGACCGGCCCGGCTACGACCTGCTCGTGCAGGGGATGAGCGGCATCATGGACGTGACGGGACCCGAGGGCGGCGACCCGGTGAAGGTCGGCCTCCCCCAGACCGACCTCATCACCGGGATGTGGGCCGCGTTCGGAATCATGGGGGCGTTGTACCGGCGCGAATCGACCGGCGAGGGCGAGCGCGTCGAACTCGGGATGCTGGACGCCGCGCTCCCGTGGTTGACCAAGCAGGCCGGAAAGACGTTCGCAGGCGAGAAACCCGAGCGCATGGGGACCAAGGACCCGGTGCTCGCGCCGTATCAGGTGTACCCCACCGCTGACGGCCACCTCAGCGTCGCGTCGGCGAACCAGAAGCTCTGGACGGAACTGTGCGAGGCCATCGACCGGCCCGACCTGCTCGACGACTCCCGGTTCGCGTCCAACGCCGACCGGGTCGAGAACATGGACGAACTGGAGGTCGAACTCTCCGAGACCTTCCGACAGCGACCCACCGACGAGTGGGTCGAACTGCTCGCGGACGAGCGAGGACTCCCCGTCGGGCCGGTTTACAACGTGGACGAGGCGCTCCACAACGAGCAGGTAGAGGCCCGGAACGTCCTCTCGACGGCGGACCACCCCGCTGCCGGAGAGATTCCGGTCGTCGAACACCCGCTGAACTTCGAGAACGCGGAGTCCGGGTTCGAGGAGGCACCGCCGCTGCTGGGCGAGGACACCGAACCGCTCCTCCGTGAGCTGGGGTACACCGACGAGGACATCGAGACGCTCAGGAGCGTCGGTGCGATTCCGGACGAATGA
- a CDS encoding carbohydrate ABC transporter permease yields the protein MSTDTDRRFEFETDQSGWSWETHYKPVLKYISLAVLMVWMLLPVYYTFANSLKTPEMIFTQPLGIPFVTFDPVAFSGRNAWRTMWDAFPFVEYTLATFIVSVGTAGLATVAAVFAAYSFARLDYPFKNSLFVLSVAGFMFPIVLLAIPIFVLMQELGLLNTYVGMILAFTAFTLPYNIWLLRGFFEELPDNLEESARVDGCTQIGAFFRVILPLSRPALASVFLLAFLLAWHNYLMAFIIGQDPLHTTLAPALLELKGTFFVRNFHYIMAGTFLSMIVPITMYMYLQKYLVEGLSSGGGVKG from the coding sequence ATGAGTACAGACACCGACAGACGATTCGAGTTCGAGACGGACCAATCAGGGTGGAGTTGGGAGACGCACTACAAGCCGGTGCTGAAGTACATCTCGCTGGCAGTACTGATGGTGTGGATGCTGCTGCCGGTGTACTACACCTTCGCGAACTCGCTGAAGACGCCGGAGATGATTTTCACACAGCCGCTGGGCATCCCGTTCGTCACGTTCGACCCGGTGGCGTTCAGCGGTCGGAACGCGTGGCGGACGATGTGGGACGCGTTCCCGTTCGTCGAGTACACGCTGGCGACGTTCATCGTCAGCGTCGGCACCGCCGGACTGGCGACGGTCGCCGCGGTGTTCGCGGCCTACTCGTTCGCGCGACTCGACTACCCGTTCAAGAACTCGCTGTTCGTCTTGAGCGTGGCCGGGTTCATGTTCCCCATCGTGCTGCTGGCCATCCCCATCTTCGTGCTGATGCAGGAACTGGGCCTGCTGAACACCTACGTCGGTATGATACTGGCGTTTACCGCGTTCACCCTGCCGTACAACATCTGGCTGTTGCGGGGATTCTTCGAGGAACTCCCGGACAACTTGGAGGAGTCGGCGCGCGTGGACGGGTGTACCCAGATTGGCGCGTTCTTCAGGGTCATCCTCCCGCTGTCGCGCCCGGCGCTGGCCTCGGTGTTCCTGCTGGCGTTCCTGCTGGCGTGGCACAACTACCTGATGGCGTTCATCATCGGGCAGGACCCGCTCCACACCACGCTCGCGCCCGCGCTGCTCGAACTCAAGGGGACGTTCTTCGTCCGGAACTTCCACTACATCATGGCCGGGACGTTCCTCTCGATGATTGTCCCCATCACGATGTACATGTACCTGCAGAAGTACTTGGTCGAAGGACTCTCGTCGGGTGGCGGCGTCAAGGGCTAA
- a CDS encoding MmgE/PrpD family protein: MPSTDATAKVAAHCAETSFASLPADVREKLKRHLLDYLGVTLGAREHAESTPSLLAGLGGGGEGGEATVVGTGERQAPDRAAAVNGALAHSLDFDDTHRESSLHPGAPVIPAALAVAEREGATTERLLAGVSAGFDVACVLGRAVNPDAHYDRGFHGTATCGTFGAIAAAGVVAGLSADEFESAFGVGGSQAAGSLQFLSNGAWNKRLHPGLAARRGVTAVSLAAAGFRGADEAIEGEYGFLNGYTGDPNPEAFDRLGDEHTVMETALKPYPCCRYMHAAIDALTEIGEEVRPSEVNSVVVDLPEPGVRLTGDPIERKRRPSNFVDCQFSMPFASALALSTGEAGLAAFLDAQTRLDDPALRGLMDATDVVSTETVQSLFPDQWAARVVVETDGGTRERFVETALGEPEKPLGWDGVTEKFESLAGSAGVGEDARRELVTVVREFEDRSVADLTDAVRRVAAAAP, from the coding sequence ATGCCATCGACTGACGCGACCGCCAAGGTAGCGGCGCACTGTGCCGAGACGAGTTTCGCATCCCTCCCCGCAGACGTTCGGGAGAAACTCAAGCGCCACTTACTCGACTACCTCGGGGTCACGCTCGGCGCGCGCGAACACGCCGAATCCACGCCCTCCCTTCTCGCCGGACTCGGCGGCGGCGGTGAGGGCGGTGAAGCGACTGTCGTCGGGACGGGCGAGCGACAGGCACCCGACCGGGCCGCCGCGGTCAACGGTGCGCTCGCCCACAGCCTCGACTTCGACGACACCCACCGCGAATCGTCGCTCCACCCGGGCGCGCCGGTGATTCCGGCCGCGCTCGCCGTCGCCGAGCGCGAGGGAGCGACCACCGAGCGACTCCTCGCTGGCGTCTCGGCCGGGTTCGACGTTGCCTGCGTCCTCGGCCGCGCGGTCAACCCCGACGCCCACTACGACCGCGGGTTCCACGGCACGGCGACCTGCGGGACGTTCGGCGCTATCGCCGCCGCCGGCGTGGTGGCCGGTCTCTCGGCGGACGAGTTCGAGTCGGCCTTCGGCGTCGGTGGGAGTCAGGCCGCCGGGTCGCTCCAGTTCCTCTCGAACGGCGCGTGGAACAAGCGCCTCCACCCGGGTCTCGCCGCGAGACGCGGCGTCACCGCCGTCTCGCTCGCCGCGGCCGGGTTCCGCGGCGCGGACGAAGCCATCGAGGGCGAGTACGGCTTCCTCAACGGGTACACCGGCGACCCGAACCCCGAAGCCTTCGACCGACTGGGCGACGAACACACCGTGATGGAGACGGCGCTGAAGCCGTATCCGTGCTGTCGGTACATGCACGCGGCTATCGACGCGCTCACGGAAATCGGGGAAGAGGTCCGCCCGAGCGAGGTGAACTCGGTGGTCGTGGACCTCCCCGAACCGGGCGTCCGACTGACCGGTGACCCCATCGAGCGCAAGCGCCGACCGTCGAACTTCGTGGACTGCCAGTTCAGCATGCCCTTCGCGTCGGCGCTCGCGCTATCGACCGGCGAGGCGGGACTGGCGGCGTTCCTCGACGCGCAGACGCGACTCGACGACCCGGCCCTCCGCGGACTGATGGACGCGACCGACGTGGTGTCCACGGAGACGGTCCAGTCGCTGTTCCCCGACCAGTGGGCCGCGCGAGTCGTCGTCGAGACCGACGGCGGGACCCGAGAGCGGTTCGTGGAGACCGCGCTCGGCGAACCCGAGAAACCGCTGGGGTGGGACGGCGTGACCGAGAAGTTCGAGTCGCTGGCGGGGTCGGCGGGCGTCGGCGAGGACGCGCGACGGGAACTCGTCACCGTCGTTCGCGAGTTCGAGGACCGCAGCGTCGCCGACCTGACCGACGCTGTCCGTCGGGTCGCCGCCGCGGCCCCGTAA
- a CDS encoding ABC transporter ATP-binding protein — protein MADAKLDNVRKTFNDGQVVAVDDIDLHIEEGEFLVLVGPSGCGKSTTLRCIAGLEVPDSGTITFGGHDVTELPPKDRAISMVFQNYALYPSMTVYENMAFGLKMRGADKEKIDEQVRWAADIMEISDLLDRYPNQLSGGQQQRVALGRAIVRDPALFLLDEPLSNLDAKLRAVMRTEIQELQQELDVASVFVTHDQEEAMSMGDRIAVMNAGRIEQIAPPEEIYHDPNSLFVADFIGSPSINFFEMKFDGSSVTGDEFGVDLPEAVADELRDGLSGEDVVVGIRPGNINVTDAGTGLVDIEVEVVEPMGDTKILYFDLDGQRVNAVVASTDRVQEGDTVGLEVEWPNVHFFRPDGPKVVKWMHATEGTVPGVPGQPDDEVRADGSPSGAREEGN, from the coding sequence ATGGCTGACGCAAAACTCGACAACGTCCGAAAGACGTTCAACGACGGGCAGGTCGTCGCCGTCGACGACATCGACTTGCACATCGAGGAGGGGGAGTTCCTCGTCCTCGTCGGACCGTCCGGGTGCGGCAAATCGACGACGCTGCGATGTATCGCGGGACTGGAGGTACCGGACTCGGGCACCATCACGTTCGGCGGCCACGACGTGACCGAACTGCCGCCGAAGGACCGCGCCATCTCGATGGTGTTCCAGAACTACGCGCTCTACCCGTCGATGACGGTGTACGAGAACATGGCCTTCGGGCTGAAGATGCGGGGCGCGGACAAGGAGAAGATAGACGAACAGGTCCGCTGGGCCGCCGACATCATGGAGATAAGCGACCTGCTCGACCGGTACCCGAACCAACTGTCCGGCGGCCAGCAACAGCGGGTCGCGCTGGGGCGGGCCATCGTCCGCGACCCGGCGCTGTTCCTGCTCGACGAACCGCTCAGTAACCTCGACGCGAAACTCCGCGCAGTGATGCGGACCGAGATTCAGGAACTCCAGCAGGAACTCGACGTCGCGTCGGTGTTCGTCACCCACGACCAAGAGGAGGCGATGAGCATGGGCGACCGCATCGCGGTGATGAACGCCGGTCGCATCGAGCAGATTGCACCGCCCGAGGAGATTTACCACGACCCCAACAGCCTGTTCGTGGCCGACTTCATCGGAAGCCCGTCCATCAACTTCTTCGAGATGAAGTTCGACGGGTCGTCGGTCACCGGCGACGAGTTCGGCGTAGACCTGCCGGAGGCCGTCGCCGACGAACTCCGGGACGGTCTCTCCGGCGAGGACGTGGTCGTCGGCATCCGACCCGGGAACATCAACGTCACCGACGCCGGGACGGGTCTCGTGGATATCGAGGTCGAGGTCGTGGAACCGATGGGTGACACGAAGATACTCTACTTCGACCTGGACGGCCAACGGGTGAACGCAGTCGTGGCGTCGACCGACAGAGTCCAGGAGGGCGACACGGTCGGACTCGAAGTCGAGTGGCCGAACGTCCACTTCTTCCGCCCAGACGGTCCCAAGGTCGTCAAGTGGATGCACGCCACCGAAGGAACCGTCCCCGGCGTCCCCGGCCAACCTGACGACGAGGTTCGGGCGGACGGGTCGCCGTCGGGCGCACGCGAGGAGGGGAACTGA
- a CDS encoding MFS transporter — MTDENTTPERFRDGTTAEEAETDQTATDQEAVEDPSDQHVAEEDNRLLARVPEWVVTLGSGSLFTATLITFVGTVFLWYSVSQRRFYGFEPYKVVLLAVQFTGVTLFQALGVRWGRRRIRWMWVMLSAIAGALTFVALPFSAIALVCLGLGKYHFTFDTPSSVIRGER; from the coding sequence ATGACCGACGAGAACACCACCCCGGAGCGATTCAGAGACGGAACGACCGCCGAGGAGGCAGAGACCGACCAAACTGCGACCGACCAAGAGGCGGTCGAAGACCCCTCTGACCAGCACGTGGCGGAGGAGGACAACCGACTCCTCGCGCGGGTGCCGGAGTGGGTCGTGACGCTCGGGTCGGGGTCGCTGTTCACCGCGACGCTAATCACGTTCGTCGGAACGGTGTTCCTGTGGTACTCCGTCTCGCAGCGACGGTTCTACGGCTTCGAACCGTACAAAGTCGTGCTGCTCGCCGTGCAGTTCACCGGCGTGACGCTGTTCCAGGCGCTCGGCGTCCGCTGGGGCCGCAGGCGGATTCGATGGATGTGGGTGATGCTGTCGGCCATCGCGGGCGCGCTGACGTTCGTGGCGCTCCCGTTCAGCGCCATCGCGCTCGTCTGCCTCGGTCTGGGCAAGTACCACTTCACCTTCGACACGCCGTCGAGCGTCATCCGCGGCGAGAGGTAA
- a CDS encoding carbohydrate ABC transporter permease: MSAVSEDIAQRDRSFRDRVLEEYGGLQGILFLLPTLVLLTGIVFYPMVVNGFLLSFKQFTLNPDAVDPWVGLENYEYWLFGQGQSLFLFSLKMTLLYELVVVPFDLVVALAAALVMNESLPARPFWRGLMLAGYASPAIAAGLVWGTMEQAATYGLVYNTLNIFFDIPASGGITSNTPWAFWGVVIAKVWRDFGFMYVVFLAGVQSIPTELYEIAKVDGAGPVQRFRYITLPHLRTVIVTVVMIRTVFTVGKVAIPWAVTQGGPVNYTTFLGVAIFKSAFLNWSMGQAAALGMLFAVGIIPLILIWVRTETEDY, encoded by the coding sequence ATGTCGGCGGTCTCCGAAGATATCGCGCAACGTGACCGTTCGTTCAGAGACCGGGTCCTCGAGGAGTACGGAGGACTACAGGGTATCCTGTTCCTGCTGCCGACCCTCGTACTCCTCACGGGCATCGTCTTCTACCCGATGGTCGTCAACGGGTTCCTGCTGAGTTTCAAGCAGTTCACACTCAACCCCGACGCGGTAGACCCGTGGGTCGGTCTCGAGAACTACGAGTACTGGCTGTTCGGACAGGGACAGAGCCTGTTCCTCTTCAGCCTCAAGATGACGCTGCTGTACGAACTGGTCGTGGTTCCGTTCGACCTCGTGGTCGCGCTCGCGGCCGCGCTGGTCATGAACGAGAGCCTCCCGGCCCGTCCGTTCTGGCGCGGCCTGATGCTCGCGGGGTACGCTAGCCCCGCGATTGCCGCCGGACTGGTGTGGGGGACGATGGAGCAGGCGGCCACCTACGGTCTCGTCTACAACACCCTCAACATCTTCTTCGACATCCCGGCGTCCGGAGGCATCACCTCGAACACCCCGTGGGCGTTCTGGGGCGTCGTCATCGCCAAGGTGTGGCGTGACTTCGGGTTCATGTACGTGGTGTTCTTGGCGGGCGTGCAGTCGATACCGACGGAGTTGTACGAGATAGCGAAGGTGGACGGTGCCGGTCCGGTCCAGCGGTTCCGGTACATCACCCTGCCCCACCTGCGCACCGTCATCGTCACCGTCGTGATGATTCGGACGGTGTTCACGGTCGGGAAGGTGGCCATCCCGTGGGCGGTCACGCAGGGCGGACCCGTCAACTACACGACGTTCCTCGGGGTCGCCATCTTCAAGTCGGCGTTCCTCAACTGGAGCATGGGTCAGGCCGCGGCGCTGGGCATGCTGTTCGCGGTCGGAATCATCCCGCTCATCCTCATCTGGGTGCGCACCGAAACGGAGGACTACTAA